From Pempheris klunzingeri isolate RE-2024b chromosome 16, fPemKlu1.hap1, whole genome shotgun sequence, a single genomic window includes:
- the LOC139216063 gene encoding DEP domain-containing mTOR-interacting protein-like, whose protein sequence is MGPRTAVAPSKEVKAAAGGQGGGRLRSSSDGSRYSRRGVGLANNSSSSSSSPVLFNPKSVLKRPVSTEELQRPGGPYIKKTFTIVGDAVGWGFVVRGNRPCHVQAVEPCGPAAAAGMKVCQFVVSVNGLNVLNMDYRAVSHLILTGPRTVVMEVMEESDH, encoded by the exons TGGCTCCTTCTAAGGAGGTGAAGGCGGCTGCAGGAGGTCAGGGAGGAGGCCggctgaggagcagcagtgacGGCAGCAGATACAGCAGGCGAGGAGTCGGCCTGGCCaacaactcctcctcctcctcctcctccccagtgCTCTTCAACCCCAAGTCAG TGTTGAAGAGACCAGTGAGCACAGAAGAGCTGCAGAGACCAGGAGGACCCTACATCAAGAAAACATTCACA atcGTGGGCGATGCAGTGGGTTGGGGCTTTGTGGTGAGAGGGAACAGGCCGTGTCACGTCCAGGCCGTGGAGCCCTGCGgcccggctgctgctgctgggatgaAG GTTTGTCAGTTTGTGGTGTCAGTCAACGGGCTTAATGTTCTCAACATGGACTACCGCGCTGTCAGCCACCTGATCCTGACCGGACCCAGAACCGtggtgatggaggtgatggaggagagcgACCACTGA